The DNA region TGGCCTGCTGGATCGCTGCCGGGCTTTTCTCGCTCCAGGTGTACCGCCGGGCCGTGCCCCGACACCGTCGTCCCCTGCGCTGGGTGCTCGGTGGCGGGCTGCTGTCCGGACTCGGCCTGTTCGCGCTCTGGCTCGTGCCCGACATCGTCGTCGGTTACCGGCCCACGACCATCCGGTGGGTGGGCCTGGCCGGCCTGCCCATCCTGGTCGGCATCACCGTCGCGATACTGCGCTACCACCTGTACGCCATCGAGCGGGTCATCAGCCGAGCCCTGGGCTACACCGCTTTGGCGGCCGTGCTGTTCGGCTGCTACCTGTCGGTCACCGTAGCGGCGGCGACCACGGCGGCGTCCGACACCACGGTGGCGGCTGCCGCGGCAGTGTCGGTTGCGGTGATTGCCCTGCCGGTGCGCGAGGCGATCCGCCGCCGTGCCGCCCAGCGTTTGTTCGGCGGACGGGAGCAGCCCGCCGAGACACTGCGGGCGCTGGGGCGGGCCCTGGCGCAGATTCCCTCTCCCCAACAGGCGCTGCCGCATGTGGTGGTAGCCGTCACCCAGGCTCTGCGACTGCCCTACGCAGCCGTCGAGTTCACGGATCCGACCGCGCCCGGCGGCTTTCGCACGGCCGAGCACTCGGGGGCCCCGGTCGGTGCCCGCTACAGCCAATTGATGTACCACCACGGCCGGGCCGTCGGCCGCCTGACCGTCTCCGCCCGCGAGGTCGACGAGCCGTTGTCCGCGTCCGATCTGGCCCTCTTGGGGGAGGTGGCCGCGCAGCTCGGCCCCGCCATGCAGGCGGTGGCCCTCCATGAAGAGGTGCTGCGCTCACGCACCGCCGCCGTCGCCACCCGTGAGGACGAACGTCGGAGGCTGCGCCGGGATCTTCATGACGGGCTCAGCCCCACCCTCTCCGGACTGTCACTCAAGACCGAGGCAGCCCTCGCCCTGCTCGACAGCTGGCGCAGTCACATCACCTCCTCGCCGACGCCTGCTGATGGCGAGGACATGCCGGTCCTGCCGCGGGTCGACCCGGATCGTTTCGACAGCGCTCACCGCCTGCTGCTCGAGAGCGCGGCAGGCATGCGCACCACCGCCCATGATCTGCGCCTTCTGGTGGAAGGCTTGCGCCCCCCGGCGCTGGACTCCCTCGGTCTCATGGAGGCGATCCGGCTCAGGATGCACGACCTGGCGGCGGATACGGCCGGCACTCCGCACTGGGAGGTGGTCGGCCCTGCCGGGACCACCGGGTTGCCGGCCGCCGTCGAAGTCGCCGCCTACCACATCGCGGTGGAGGCAATGGCCAACTGCATCCGCCATGCGCACGCCTCCCACTGCCTGGTCCGCATCGGCTTCGCCGCGCCGTCCGGTCCGCTCAGGCTGTCGACCTTCGATGGGGAAGCGCTTCTGCTGCAGCTTGAGGTGGTCGATGACGGCGTCGGATTGCCGGTCGTCATCGATGACCGTGGTCCCGGCTTCGGGCTGCGGTCGATGCGCGAACGTGCCGAGGAACTGGGCGGCCGGTGCACCGTGCGTATCCGGCATGGCGGGGGGACCGCCGTGCACGCTGTCCTGCCCTGTCCACCGTCCGGCCACTCTGCCCAGCAGGCGCCATGAGCACACGCCCGATCACCGTCCTGATCGCTGAGGACCATCCTGTCTTCCTCGAAGGGCTCGCCGCCCGGCTTGCAGCCACCGAGGACATGAGGGTCGTGGCGACCGCCAGCACAGGGCGGCAGGCCGCGCAGCTCGTCGTGGAACACCGTCCCGATGTGGCTGTCCTGGACATCGAGATGCCCGACCAGAACGGCATCGAGACCGCCCGCCTGTTGCACCGCCTGGAGCCCCCGGTCCAGGTGCTGATCCTCACGGCCTATGACGACGACCAGCGCCTGACGGCCGCGATGGATGCGGGTGCTTTGGGCTACCTGTCCAAGCATGCCGAGCCGGCCACGATCCTGGAGGCCGTGCGCACCGTCGCCCGCGGTGCGATGTTCTTCGACCCCCGGCTCAGCGACCGGATCCGGGCCCGTCTCTCCTCAGACCACCTGCGGCTCCATCTGTTCCCCCAGCTGACCGACCGAGAGCACCAGGTGCTCGCCCTGTTGGCCACGGACTGCTCCAACCAGGTCATTGCGCAGCGGCTGGGGATCAGCGGGAAGACGGCACGCAATCACGTCTCGGCCGTCCTGGCCAAGCTCCCCGCCCGCGACCGCACACAGGCCGGGCAGCAAGCCCGTGACGCCGGCCTGACCCTCCACTCCGACTGAACCGGCTCCGACACCCCGTCAAAGAGCCCGACTGTCCAGGACACCATGCCCCATGCGGACCAGGACACCGGGACAGCATCGTGGCTGCTGTACCACCCAACCGTAGGCGCGGCCCAGCACACGCCGTGCCCACAAGCCCATGGGAGAGACAGCATGAAGCACAGCCACCTGGCGCCGCGCCGCGCCATCGCACCTGCACTGGCAGCCTCGGCCGCTGACCGAAGCCGCACCGT from Streptomyces sp. NBC_00258 includes:
- a CDS encoding sensor histidine kinase; the protein is MRYSRADWLPARLVVGQWFSHAKQVRNDDVVIAIEGYSLAEGVGSVPDQTLRSGAVLRYELLRDGAPMEVEVALARPPLGRQLVTFSGPLLYLSILGVLALWLRARRPAAPTGTPLLLGFAGMFAWLAAGPAVGMTALDAATGSALFWLYHIATLGGGSLAWGAMVALALVPLRAHRPGSYRWLSAAAYGGPLLLLAGWTGGVLVLGPSGMPAIGWIHAGQETVTVACWIAAGLFSLQVYRRAVPRHRRPLRWVLGGGLLSGLGLFALWLVPDIVVGYRPTTIRWVGLAGLPILVGITVAILRYHLYAIERVISRALGYTALAAVLFGCYLSVTVAAATTAASDTTVAAAAAVSVAVIALPVREAIRRRAAQRLFGGREQPAETLRALGRALAQIPSPQQALPHVVVAVTQALRLPYAAVEFTDPTAPGGFRTAEHSGAPVGARYSQLMYHHGRAVGRLTVSAREVDEPLSASDLALLGEVAAQLGPAMQAVALHEEVLRSRTAAVATREDERRRLRRDLHDGLSPTLSGLSLKTEAALALLDSWRSHITSSPTPADGEDMPVLPRVDPDRFDSAHRLLLESAAGMRTTAHDLRLLVEGLRPPALDSLGLMEAIRLRMHDLAADTAGTPHWEVVGPAGTTGLPAAVEVAAYHIAVEAMANCIRHAHASHCLVRIGFAAPSGPLRLSTFDGEALLLQLEVVDDGVGLPVVIDDRGPGFGLRSMRERAEELGGRCTVRIRHGGGTAVHAVLPCPPSGHSAQQAP
- a CDS encoding response regulator transcription factor, with product MSTRPITVLIAEDHPVFLEGLAARLAATEDMRVVATASTGRQAAQLVVEHRPDVAVLDIEMPDQNGIETARLLHRLEPPVQVLILTAYDDDQRLTAAMDAGALGYLSKHAEPATILEAVRTVARGAMFFDPRLSDRIRARLSSDHLRLHLFPQLTDREHQVLALLATDCSNQVIAQRLGISGKTARNHVSAVLAKLPARDRTQAGQQARDAGLTLHSD